The Benincasa hispida cultivar B227 chromosome 9, ASM972705v1, whole genome shotgun sequence genome has a segment encoding these proteins:
- the LOC120086713 gene encoding ethylene-responsive transcription factor ERF014-like: MVKKVEKTTAVESSPAPPLCKKKYKGVRMRSWGSWVSEIRAPNQKTRIWLGSYSTPEAAARAYDAALLCLKGASASLNFPEIANSIPFSDNNRHFRRHLHHIDTSDDAIMSPKSIQRVAAAAANGFPENFGAVVTPPSSAVSSPSMSSTPSDQPDDDVSVIVTSESFYDQFDHPTIEMESWCNYFDALQSPKYIDQTWFDFDSMPEAKIDQFYEEETDIRLWSFC, encoded by the coding sequence ATGGTGAAGAAAGTTGAGAAGACGACGGCGGTGGAATCATCTCCGGCGCCGCCGCTATGTAAAAAGAAGTACAAGGGTGTCAGAATGAGGAGCTGGGGTTCATGGGTATCGGAAATTCGAGCGCCAAATCAAAAGACGAGAATTTGGTTAGGGTCTTATTCAACTCCGGAGGCAGCGGCGCGTGCATACGACGCGGCACTTTTATGTCTCAAAGGCGCCTCCGCTAGCCTCAACTTCCCAGAAATTGCTAACTCCATTCCATTTTCCGACAACAACCGTCACTTCCGCCGTCACCTCCACCACATTGATACCTCCGACGACGCCATTATGTCTCCCAAATCAATCCAACGTgtcgccgccgccgccgccaaCGGCTTCCCGGAAAATTTCGGCGCTGTCGTCACTCCTCCGTCTTCCGCCGTCTCGTCACCGTCGATGTCCTCCACGCCGTCCGATCAGCCTGATGATGACGTGTCGGTCATCGTGACATCCGAGAGTTTTTACGATCAATTCGATCACCCGACGATTGAAATGGAATCTTGGTGTAATTACTTTGATGCCCTTCAGTCACCGAAGTACATTGACCAAACTTGGTTCGATTTCGATTCAATGCCTGAGGCTAAAATCGACCAATTTTACGAAGAAGAAACCGACATCAGATTGTGGAGCTTCtgctga